The Syngnathus typhle isolate RoL2023-S1 ecotype Sweden linkage group LG6, RoL_Styp_1.0, whole genome shotgun sequence genome has a window encoding:
- the ift80 gene encoding intraflagellar transport protein 80 homolog, which translates to MRLKTSLLKEPKHRELVSCLGWATADELYSCSEDHQILRWNLLTSETSLVVKLPEDFYPIDLHWFPKTVGGKKQTSAESFVLTSTDGKFHLVSKSGRIEKSIEAHKGAVLAGRWNHDGTALITAGEDGQIKNWSKSGMLRSTLANQGSPVYSVSWGPDSERILYTSGRHLVIKPLQPSAKVIQWKAHDGVILKVDWNSVNDLILSGGEDCKYKVWDSFGRVLYFSLSHDYPVTSLSWAPDGEVFAVGSFNTLRLCDKTGWSYALEKPNTGSVFSLAWSADGTQVAGACGNGHVIFANVVEQHWEWNNFMISLTKRKTMQVRNVMNDAVDVLEFRDRVIKASLAFGHLVVATSLQCYIYNTRNWNTPLIFDLKEGTVSLILQAERHALLVDGAGLYIFSYEGRLVSSPKFPGMRADTLNAQCVSLSNDTVAIRDKSDEKVILLFDALTGKPLGDGKSLTHKLEVVEIALDQCGPSTERKIALIDKNRDLYLTSVRYLGREPKICKIGSMIHSMAWNNTANVLCGVQDNQFTVWYYPNAVFIDKELLPKTLYTKDGSEFSHAPHILSYVDTKVRLRQRDGSLLYTSVPPYAGLLHEFSSSARWEDALRLCRFAKEESLWACLAAMAIANRELTTAEMAYAAIRELPRVHYINFIKQQPSKESSLAHLLLFSGQVQEAEATLLQAGLVYQAIQVNIDLFNWERALELAVKHKTHVDTVLAYREKFLQTFGRKETNKRFLQYAKGVEVDWEKIQAKIEMELSKEREKAANASVRSGLAQRR; encoded by the exons ATGCGATTGAAAACATCTCTACTGAAGGAACCTAA ACATAGAGAATTAGTGAGCTGCCTTGGCTGGGCCACAGCCGATGAGTTGTACTCCTGCAGTGAAGACCACCAGATCCTCAGGTGGAACCTTTTGACCAGCGAGACCAGTCTGGTGGTCAAATTGCCAGAGGACTTCTACCCCATTGACCTGCACTGGTTTCCGAAGACAGTTGGTGGCAAGAAGCAGACGTCGGCTGAGAGTTTTGTGCTAACCAGCACCGATG GAAAGTTCCACCTCGTTTCCAAGTCGGGACGCATTGAGAAGAGCATTGAGGCTCACAAAGGAGCTGTTCTCGCAGGCAGATGGAACCATGATGGAACTGCTCTCATCACAG CTGGAGAAGATGGGCAGATCAAGAACTGGTCCAAAAGTGGCATGCTACGCTCAACACTAGCAAACCAAG GCTCTCCGGTGTATTCTGTGTCCTGGGGCCCGGATTCGGAGAGGATTCTCTATACATCAGGTCGACACCTGGTCATCAAACCTCTGCAACCCAGCGCGAAAGTCATCCAG tGGAAGGCGCACGACGGGGTCATTCTCAAAGTGGACTGGAACTCCGTCAATGACCTCATACTTTCGGGAGGAGAGGACTGTAAATACAAG GTGTGGGACAGCTTTGGCCGTGTGCTATACTTCTCGCTGTCACACGACTACCCGGTCACCTCCTTGTCCTGGGCTCCAGATGGAGAAGTGTTTGCCGTGGGCTCCTTCAACACTCTGCGACTATGCGACAAAACCGGG TGGTCCTACGCTTTGGAGAAACCCAACACGGGCAGCGTGTTCAGCCTGGCTTGGTCTGCTGACGGCACGCAGGTGGCCGGGGCCTGCGGGAACGGCCATGTCATCTTTGCCAATGTGGTGGAGCAGCACTGGGAGTGGAACAACTTTATGATCAGCCTCACCAAGAGGAAAACCATGCag GTAAGGAATGTGATGAACGATGCGGTGGACGTGTTGGAGTTCAGAGATCGAGTCATCAAAGCCTCGCTGGCTTTCGGGCACCTGGTCGTCGCCACATCCCTTCAGTGCTACATCTACAA CACGCGCAACTGGAACACTCCCCTCATATTTGACCTGAAGGAGGGAACGGTCAGCCTCATTCTGCAAGCCGAGAG ACATGCTCTTCTGGTGGACGGGGCCGGCTTGTATATTTTCTCCTACGAAGGCCGACTCGTCTCCTCGCCTAAATTTCCTGGTATGAGAGCCGACACGCTCAATGCTCAGTGCGTCTCGCTCAGCAACGACACCGTCGCCATCCGTGACAAGAGTGATGAAAAAG TCATCCTTCTCTTTGACGCCTTGACCGGCAAACCTCTCGGTGACGGGAAGTCTCTGACTCATAAG CTGGAAGTGGTGGAGATAGCTCTGGACCAATGCGGCCCATCCACCGAGAGAAAAATCGCTTTGATCGACAAGAACCGCGACCTTTACCTCACTTCTGTGCGCTACCTCGGACGCGAGCCCAAAATCTGCAAAATCG GTAGCATGATCCACAGCATGGCCTGGAACAACACGGCAAACGTCCTGTGCGGCGTCCAAGACAACCAGTTCACCGTTTGGTACTACCCCAATGCTGTCTTCATCGACAAGGAGCTGCTTCCCAAAACACTTTACACAAAAGATGGCAG CGAGTTCAGCCACGCGCCGCACATTCTCAGCTACGTGGACACCAAAGTGCGCTTGCGCCAACGCGACGGCTCCTTGCTTTACACCAGCGTGCCTCCATACGCCGGGCTCCTACACGAATTCAGCAGCTCGGCACGCTGGGAGGACGCCCTGCGCCTCTGCCGCTTTGCCAAG GAAGAGTCTTTGTGGGCTTGTCTGGCTGCCATGGCGATAGCCAACAGAGAGCTGACCACAGCGGAGATGGCCTACGCTGCCATTAGAGAG TTACCACGAGTGCATTACATCAACTTCATCAAGCAGCAGCCGTCCAAGGAGTCATCTTTGGCTCACCTGCTGCTGTTCAGCGGGCAGGTCCAGGAGGCCGAGGCCACTCTCTTGCAAGCGGGGCTCGTCTACCAAGCCATCCAAGTCAACATTGATCTCTTCAACTGGGAGAG AGCGCTCGAGTTGGCAGTCAAGCACAAAACCCACGTAGACACCGTGCTGGCCTATCGGGAGAAGTTCCTGCAGACATTTGGCAGGAAGGAGACCAATAAGAGGTTCCTGCAATACGCTAAAGGG GTTGAAGTGGATTGGGAGAAAATCCAAGCCAAGATTGAGATGGAGTTgtccaaagagagggagaaagctgCAAACGCCTCCGTCAGGAGCGGCTTGGCCCAGCGGCGTTAA
- the LOC133155441 gene encoding uncharacterized membrane protein C3orf80: MPRLSGGGGGCTGTLFSACLLSVCQALRSCGEVQCADGQQCCTPNVAGNGSGAGGGGGGGGGGVGGSMVRCCKLPMHIFFDNVGWFTRKLSGILILLLLFAMGYFIQRIVCPRPRRHPHQDRGEEPAFFHGHASASQDSLLDRYPECNPVDFASPNLPAYDEVKYLPTYEESMQEMHRDRSDDNLLAEIETSAPGRGRAAGPEAGEHTLDVLEGSGGQQPSPRTSRNSV; encoded by the coding sequence ATGCCCCGTCTGAGCGGCGGAGGCGGCGGGTGCACCGGCACCCTTTTCTCGGCGTGCCTTCTCTCCGTGTGTCAAGCCCTGCGGAGCTGCGGGGAGGTTCAGTGCGCCGATGGCCAACAGTGCTGCACGCCAAACGTCGCCGGGAACGGGAGCGGCGccggaggtggcggcggcggtggtggaggaggagtcGGAGGCTCAATGGTTCGTTGCTGTAAGCTCCCGATGCACATCTTCTTCGACAACGTGGGCTGGTTCACGCGGAAGTTGTCGGGCATCCTTATCCTGTTGCTGCTCTTCGCCATGGGCTACTTCATCCAGCGGATTGTGTGCCCGAGACCGCGCCGCCACCCGCACCAGGACCGCGGGGAGGAGCCCGCGTTCTTCCACGGCCACGCGTCCGCCTCCCAAGACTCCCTGCTGGACCGCTACCCAGAGTGCAACCCGGTGGACTTCGCCTCGCCCAACTTGCCAGCCTACGACGAGGTGAAATATTTGCCCACGTACGAGGAGAGCATGCAGGAGATGCATCGGGACCGCTCCGACGACAACTTGTTGGCCGAAATCGAGACGAGCGCTCCGGGCAGAGGAAGGGCGGCCGGGCCGGAGGCTGGGGAGCACACACTGGATGTTCTGGAGGGGTCGGGAGGGCAGCAGCCCAGCCCAAGGACATCTCGGAACTCTGTCTGA